The Thalassoglobus sp. JC818 genome segment GCAACCCCGAAGGGCAGCATCGGCGGATAGCAATAAAATTCAGGTATTTGACCTGCGCGTGTGATGGTTAAACACGCGTCGCATTCTCGCACCCCGGCGATCAAAGCTCTTCGCAGAACCTCTCAACACCAGAGAAAAACAAGAACACTGAACCCAAGCTCTTTAACGCAAAACGTTAAATCACAAGACGTCCACCAACCAAATTGCCAAAGATCTTTACCAGTTGACTCTCAACTGGCTTGCCACAAGCGCCAAAAACTTACTCTAACACATGTGACAAAAAACAAAAGAGACAGCGACACAAAACCTTATCAACATTGGGCTTGTGAAGCCGACTCGACTCTTTCGCTTGCTGCGGGAACAATACCAACAGTTGCCGAGGAGTCAACTTGCTAACAGCAGAGTTTTTCAAACAAGACGAATCTTAAAAAGACATCTCGTTGAGAGAACTTTGCTGACGGATTGCCCCTTCCAAAACCACTCAACAAAAATCCGTGAGTGAGAAGAGTTTATAGTAGAAAATGTGGAGACCACACTTGTCATTCATCCGTTTGCAAGTGTCGTTGAGCGTTGAGGTTTGATTGCCCCGTTCGCGACGACCAAAGTGAATAATAGCGGGACCGATGAGAGGGTCAAGGACCTTCGAAAGAAAAAATCAAAAGAGGATTCCGTAGGCAGGTCGAGGCATCGAGAGCTACCCAGATTGCCTGAAGCTCCACCTTCGCCGACCCGGACATTTGCAGACTTACCCCGCGTCTCCTTTCGACGACGCGAAGAATTTCGCCCAGTTGCGACCAACTTGATCAAGATCGGAGGCGGTCCATTTCTCTGAGCCAGTCCGGCCGTCTGGTTTCCAGCCGGTCAAATTTCCTCGACAGCCAATTGTTTCCGACAAACAAACACCCGACGAGCCAGCCGAGAGCTGCTCCGAAGAAGACGTCGCTGGGAAAGTGGGCTGAAACTGAGACTCGATGGAAACCGGTTAAGATCGCCAGAAACACAAACATCGGTTTCCCGTGCGGGTAAGCGGCGGAGAGAACTGCTGCAAACCCGAACGCTGAAGCTGTGTGGGCTGACGGAAAGCTTTGCCATGCTGATCCGCCTTCAGCGAATGGAAGCCACTGACCGAAACTCTCCCAGATTGTCGGAGACTGAAAGTCGAAGGAGTTGGGACGCGAACGGGCAATGAAGAGTTTCATAATGTTCGCAGCGACGCCGGCACAGGATGCCGCCAGAAAGAAGCGGACGATTCGCCACTCTTTCCACTTCAGAGCAGATGTGAGGCAAAACAGCCCAATCAATTGTCCGTAGGGAGTTCCGAAGTGTTCTGCCGCATCCACCAACTCGTGGAATTCGTCGAGCCAGTCGTCGTCGAGAAAGTAAACTCCGGCGGCTTTATCGAAGAGGAACACTGAAAACACACCGAGTCCGCAACAGACGAAAGGGACGGTCCACCTTCCCGGATTGACGAATCCTTCGCTCTGAGCTGCGAATCCGCCATCACTGTTGTCAGTCATTTCGTTCACTTCCTTGCCTGCGAAATATCAGTTGGCTCGATTCGAGACTCTATCAATCCGTTTGGTTCTGACTGGGCTCAAGTTGACTCAGGCGTTCAAGATGCAGTCGGGCGACATGCCACATGAAGTTCGGGCCGTATCCGGCAGTTCGTCCCCAGTCCGACACAGCTGCCTGTCTGAGAAATGGCTTGGCTTCGTCGGTTCGTCCCTGGGCGTCTTCATGCAATCCAATGTACAGAGACGCGTAGAACATCCGCTTACTTCGCTCTTCATCGCTGATTGTTGCGTTTGCAATGCGTTCGAGAAGTTCCTTCTTTGTGATTTCTCCTGAGTACAAACGGTAAATGTCTCCGAACGGTTCACGATCATCTTTCTCGTACTTGAGCAACTCGGCTTGAGCAACCTCACTCCCGGAATGCTTCAATTGAGACAGGTACCTCCAGATGCCATTCTCACGATCCACCTGATCGAACGAATGATATCGTTGGAACTGCGAAGTCGCCTGGGCGAAATTTGAGGTGTAGTAGTAAGCAATTCCTCGTCGCCAATGTGAGGAATCACGCTCAGGAACCAGCTCGACAATCTTGTCGTAATCGGCCAGTGCTGCCTCGAATTGACCGAGAAAGAAATGGGCATCGCCTCGCGCTGAGTAAAGACCCTCATTCTGTGGTGCAGCAATGATTGCCTCAGACAGCTGCGCGACTCGATTGTTCCACTTCTCTGCTTCGAAGCTGGGCTTTGCCTGTTCCTGACCTTCTGTTTCGTGTGCCGCAAGACACACGGTAAGCACCACGGCGAGGGCGACCGTTGGCTTCATTGAAACGGAAGTACGGCAGAAGCTTCGCATCCAATCTGATCCTTATCGCTGCTCACCGAAGTTGTTCGCGGGAACTTATCTGGTTCAATTCGACCGAGGCAATTCGGCAATTGACTGCTTATCGCGGATTCCGCAATGCGAAGCATAGGGAATCGACTTCTGATCGACTATTCTTCGAAGCGATTGAATGAACATTGCGACGATGCAAGCAGACTTGCCAGGTCGCAGTCGTTCGCATGGTTACTCAATTCAATCAAAGCGTCCAGCAGTTCCCGTCTCATTTCAGAAGTCCGCATTTCTGTGTCCAAGCCTGATTCTGGTCACCCACTGTCGCATCTTGCCGATCTTGCGTGTCAGCAGATTCGGACACAATATCTCGACACGCTTCCGACTTCGTCAGAGCTTCCCAAAATTGCGATCGTACTCGGAACCGGGTTTGGAGGATTCACCGAATCCCTCGACATCGCCTGTATCTTGAAATTTGAAGACCTCGAAGGGTTCGAGAAGACGACCGCAACCGGACATTTAGGACGGTTCATCATTGGACGCGTCGGAAGCTGCGGCGTCATCGTTTTGCAAGGCCGCCCGCACTTTTACGAGGGGCATCACGTCTCGACAATCACTTATCCAATGGAAGTCTTGAGTTGTCTCGGTGTCGAAACGGTGTTTCTTTCGTGTGCTGCCGGAGGGCTGTCGAGTCACTATCAAGTCGGCGATTTGATGTTGATTCGCGATCACGTCAACTTTCTGCAAGCGAGATCGGCTCAATTCGGCGATCGCGCCCCCCTGCCCCGTGAGAAGTCTGTCGATGACGATCTTCTGACAGCGAAGCGCTTGCAGCGGATTGCCCGAAGGCACAACTTCCCGTTGCATGAGGGAACTTACATCGCTGTGCCGGGGCCAAATTACGAAACGCGAGCGGAACTCCGCTTCTTTCGCCGAATTGGTGAAGCAATTGGGATGTCGACGGTTCCCGAAGTCATCCATGCAAGACGGTGTGGGATGAAGACGATCGCCGTCGCTGCAATTACAAATTTATGCCTGCCAGATGCTGGTGAAGTTGCCGACGGTGATCACGTCGTCCAGGTGGCACAATCTACTCTTCCGAGATTTCAGAATCTCGTGACCGACTTTCTAAAGCAGCAGGACATCTGAGTCCGCATCGAATGGGACTCATGGTCCTCCAGTTCAAGATCAGGCTGCGGCTTTCTTTTCGAGTGTCCTGCCGATCAACACGTGCAGCAATAATACCAGCACGAACACGACCCCAGCAGCGATCATCCCAAGGAGGTATCCAAACTCCTCGCTGAAGCGAATGTTGAATGCTGAAACGAAAATCCCGACCAGAGTTGTCGGAATTAGACACCCAAAATACTGCACAAAATAGGCGACGAAGAGTGCCCACCATCCGTTGAAGGACAATGAAAGATAGGCAACGAGGTGATAATAAAGCAGCAATTGGGCGACGACATTCGCGACAATGATCATGCCGATGGCAAAATTCTCTCCTCGTCCGATCTCCTTCAGGATTTCACTGACGATCCCGGGCGCGAAGGCGAGCGAGAGCAGAAGAAAAAACACAGACGGGATCACTCCGATAAACGCACCAGCCAGTTTCGAATAGGCAATCTTCGCCGTCGATTCTGGAAGCATCATCAGGTTCGCAAGTGTCTTGTCTTTCACCTCTCTGTGGAAAGTGCCTCCCACCAGAAGTGCCACTTCCAGCGGAATAAACCCAAAGCACAAAAATGCAGCCACAATTCCGGCGCTTTCCTCCACGTCAAGTTGATTCAATCTCCAGCCTGAATGCACACCAGCCACGATGAACGCCAGCAAGCTATAGGCGACCACTCGGAACACAATCGAACGCCGGCCCCCCGCCACGAATTTGAAGTCTTTCCAAACGAGTGCATGGCTCCAGACTCGCGGACGATGTGTTGCACGTGCTGCGCGACGCGTTGACTTGGAAGCGACCGGAGCAGATTCGGTCTCTCGATTGAACCAGTCGAAAACCATCCAGGAGAAGCCGAAGAACAGGACGCCGACCAGCATGTTCGAGACGAATTGAAGACTGAAGTAAGGCTGGCTCCCGCCAGTTGCAAGGATCTGGCTGAGCTGAACAAATACGTTTGTCTGCCAGTACTTACTCATCAAACTCACGCCAGCCGAGGCAATTTGCCCGAAGACTGTGTCGTTCTGAAAGAGAACGAAGATCGTGTGCAACAAGGCTGGGAGGGCGTGGTAAACCAGCACCAGAATTCCGGCGAGCCCTGCGGCATTCGCTGTCGATCTGAAAATCACCGAACACCAGAGCGAGATGTTCCCAATCAACACGATATATGCAGCGACAGCCAGATAACTCGCCAGAACCTGATGAAGCGTCACTCCACCAAGCGTGACGGCGAGAAGTGAATACGGAACCTGCACGACGAGGATCAGCAGGATGGAAATCATCCTTGGTGCAAATTTCCCGAGCAAGATCGCAAGCGGAGAGACATCCGCAATTTGGAGTAGCGGAAGAGTCCGCTCTTCTTTTTCTTCCGTGATCGAATTGGCAAAGAGCAACGGGACGACAAACGAGGCAAAGATTGCGTTTGCGTAGATGATTGATTGAAAGAACGACTTCCCTGGTGCTTGTGAGTTGAACGCCACACCCGCCGAAATCAGTTGCATCAAAATG includes the following:
- a CDS encoding phosphatase PAP2 family protein, translated to MTDNSDGGFAAQSEGFVNPGRWTVPFVCCGLGVFSVFLFDKAAGVYFLDDDWLDEFHELVDAAEHFGTPYGQLIGLFCLTSALKWKEWRIVRFFLAASCAGVAANIMKLFIARSRPNSFDFQSPTIWESFGQWLPFAEGGSAWQSFPSAHTASAFGFAAVLSAAYPHGKPMFVFLAILTGFHRVSVSAHFPSDVFFGAALGWLVGCLFVGNNWLSRKFDRLETRRPDWLREMDRLRS
- a CDS encoding purine-nucleoside phosphorylase translates to MSKPDSGHPLSHLADLACQQIRTQYLDTLPTSSELPKIAIVLGTGFGGFTESLDIACILKFEDLEGFEKTTATGHLGRFIIGRVGSCGVIVLQGRPHFYEGHHVSTITYPMEVLSCLGVETVFLSCAAGGLSSHYQVGDLMLIRDHVNFLQARSAQFGDRAPLPREKSVDDDLLTAKRLQRIARRHNFPLHEGTYIAVPGPNYETRAELRFFRRIGEAIGMSTVPEVIHARRCGMKTIAVAAITNLCLPDAGEVADGDHVVQVAQSTLPRFQNLVTDFLKQQDI
- a CDS encoding ABC transporter permease subunit, which codes for MRKTTALATRAMRVDARSLTPHLMRMGLAFFILMQLISAGVAFNSQAPGKSFFQSIIYANAIFASFVVPLLFANSITEEKEERTLPLLQIADVSPLAILLGKFAPRMISILLILVVQVPYSLLAVTLGGVTLHQVLASYLAVAAYIVLIGNISLWCSVIFRSTANAAGLAGILVLVYHALPALLHTIFVLFQNDTVFGQIASAGVSLMSKYWQTNVFVQLSQILATGGSQPYFSLQFVSNMLVGVLFFGFSWMVFDWFNRETESAPVASKSTRRAARATHRPRVWSHALVWKDFKFVAGGRRSIVFRVVAYSLLAFIVAGVHSGWRLNQLDVEESAGIVAAFLCFGFIPLEVALLVGGTFHREVKDKTLANLMMLPESTAKIAYSKLAGAFIGVIPSVFFLLLSLAFAPGIVSEILKEIGRGENFAIGMIIVANVVAQLLLYYHLVAYLSLSFNGWWALFVAYFVQYFGCLIPTTLVGIFVSAFNIRFSEEFGYLLGMIAAGVVFVLVLLLHVLIGRTLEKKAAA